AAGGGCTTCCTCCAAAAAGAACTGAGTTGGCAGAAATTTAGGTTGGTAGGAATGTGATTAACATGGAGTAAATGAGATCAGGTTCTCAGTATAATTTTCAAAAGGCTTCTACCCACTCCAGTTGTAAGGAATAGTAGTACTGAGGGAGCTCCAACAGAATGTCTTAGAGGGATGCTTCTCAGAGACAAAGGGTCTCTAAGTTTAACTCTTGACCCCTCTTCTCCTTACCTAAAGCttggggaagaaaataaatatttaattttttactattCAGAGCTTTGGGcacattataatatttaatattctgtAGTTTCATTTTCTGAACCTTTGGCTTATTTTTCtcaacttacatttaaaaatgtatgaatgcACCTTCTTCAGTAGTAccacatgaaaatataaactttGTTCTTCCATATCTTCTACACAGGAAAAGTGAATGAGTAGTACCCTAAATATCCCGCAAAGTTACTTTGTGTACTTGACGAAAGATTAGGGAAAAACAATCCACTTCCATATCTTGAGCAGTAGTTAATTAGTCTTCAACCCCATCTTCCCAAATATCGTCGTCAACATCCACAGCATAAAACAGCCTGGAAGCATTAAAAAAGGTACATTTCTATACACTTGAATGAAACAATGTAAATTGCCTCTCcttcactgaaaaatattttctgtactcTTATGATAACatttttgtatatcttttcttctcctttaatcATTCCACTGAGGAGGGCTGAAATATGGGTCCCTTTGAACAATCTACCCTAAGTTGGTGAAGAACAGCCcgtttgggctgggcacggtggctcacgcctgtaatcccagcactttgggaggccgagacgggcggatcatgaggtcaggagatcgagaccatcctggctaacacggtgaaaccctgactctactaaaaatacaaaaaattagccgggtgcggtggcgggtgcctgtagtcccagctacatgggaggctgaggcaggagaatggcgtgaacccgggaggcggagcttgcagtaagccgagattgcgccactgcactccagcctgggcaacagagcgagactccatctcaaaaaaataaaaaataaaagaacggCCCATTTAAGGTGGATGAGTGCCTGTCCAGCTCCATTCCCATCTGGCCTAGAAGATTTAATTGGCTGTCTTATAGCCTTAAGTCCCTTGGCCATAGGGGTCCCACTGAGGGCCTAGATGGAGGCGAGGCAGGTTAGCCACAACACTCCAGCAATGATATGGGACAAAATAAGTTTGACCATCAATGGTGCCTCTGGCAAATCTCAGTCAAAAGggggaaaatgagaaataaaaatgatacccTAAGCCCACAACCAACTGAACAGACCCTCTCCTGGCCAAGGGAACCCCAAAGAAACCTTGAAAACAGTTCCCGGCCATGACGGGATGGGAGGCCAGACACACCTGGTCATACCCCCCCTCCTTCATTGACCACCATTAGGCTTTCTTTCCCTAAGGGTTCAAACCAACCCTCTGGGAAGACTTGCTCCACTGCTGATATCAACCAACCGCCTAACGCTGCCCCTCCCTTCTGCAGTTTTGGCACAAAAACCGACCAGCATTTCTTCCTGTCAATGGACCACTGACCATGGAGTGGTTCTAGCCAGTCTATGGAGGATGTGTACTGAGGTTTTCGTGttctctgcttcaccttttgatatCAGACCTCCcccagagatcgtgccatttttTGAACATGGGTCCCCTGAAGGGTAATGAAGCTCAACTGCACATGCAGcatatttctcctttcataaatattcatgactcctcctATAGCTTACTGAATATGTGTATCTGTAGAGCATAAATCCCTATCTTGTAGAGCATAAATCCCTGtcttcctcttcccacccttAAAGTGTCTGTTTTCAGCTTCCGGCTGAAGGCTATGCTTCCCAACCTGTCAGAACAGCCACCTTGCTGGCTTCAACTCTTTAttagaaataaagctctcctttccaaattaaaacaaacaaacaaaacagtcctGTTAGAATCCAGACAAACTCTCCAGGACCAAGGATAAACAATAATGGAGGATGGGTATCACAAAACTGATACTCAGCGTATACAATACATGGAATAAGCTAAGACTGGGGAAGTCAGGCAATTTAAACTGAACTCTTTGAAGACACCAGCGTATACAATACACGGAATAAGCTAAGACTGGGGAAGTCAGGCAATTTAAACTGAACTCTTTCAAGacactattattactattacatgCTCATCACTCCATTCTATCTTCACAGTCCTTGCACCCTCCATTTATAGAATGTTTCATAGCTGTCAATTTGTCTTCCTTTCCTTATGTTATGTACAATTTATGCAATTTCCAACACTAGATTTCCAACAGTTCATGGCAGGGCTTGTTTCTTCAATTTCTCTTATAGTTTCACAATACCAATGTGTTTACTTAACAGACACCTCTTAACAAAGATCATCAACTGATGCTGAACGTGGAGAGCTCTTGGAGAACAAGATATTCACATTGTGCCAAGGAATCACCCCACAGATTACTTCCTaataacaaaatggaaaactTGCCTTTACAATAATGCAAACTGTAGAACTGAGCACCACACTAATGAGGGACATCATGGACCTCTTGATGTGATCCAATACGGAATACACATCACTCCTCATGAAGTATCAgcataaaaaatattattctaaatcTAATCAAACTTCAGTCTAGACCTAACTTCCAGTTTATAGCAAATAAGATAGAGAAACTAGCTAAAGGACACCATGGACAAACAAAACTCTGGAAGGTAAGACGTTATATAAGACAACTGGCCTCGACTCTTCAAAAAGTGAATGTtcagcagggtgcggtggctcacgcttataatcccagcactttgggaggccgagacgggcggatcacaaggtcaggagatcgagatcatcctaacatggtgaaaccccgtctctactaaaaatacaaaaaacttagccaggcgtggtagcgggtgcctgtagtcccagctactcgggaggctaaggcaggagaatggcatgaacctgggtggcggagcttgcagtgagccgagattgcaccactgcactctagcctgggcgacagagtgagactccgtctcaaaaaaaaaaaaaaaaagtgaatgttcacaaaacacacacacaaaaaggtggGCCAAAGCTTTTCTGCATTAAGAAACTAAAGAGATAGAACCAAATACAGTGACTGAACTTGTTTAGATTCTGGTTCAATCAAAtagctttaaaatgtattttcagaaataattagGAAGTTTCAAATGTTTGTTTACTAGATAACAGTATGCCactataattaaatttttttaaagtactgtcATGATGTAGAAGCATTTCCTTATCTTAGGAGAAACGTGGAAATATTTAGAGTTGAAGCATTATCATAACTCCAACTTCATGTAGTTCAGCAAAAATGTTAAGGGAACAAATATGGCAAAGTACTATCAATTGTTAATTTGGGTGGAAAGTATTCTACTATCCATAGTCCTATCCTTTcaaattttctgtatgtttgaaaactTTCACTATAAAAACTTCCAGATAGTGTATATTCTCATTATAAAgctcatttttgagaaaataatataaaaattcctTTATGGGGGAAAACATGTAAGAGAATTCTCTAAATAAGTCCAAGTACTTAAACACTGGATATGTGGTCTGCAAATCAAGCACCAAAAATTGCTGGAGAGCCTAAGGAATTCTGTGTATACATACCGGTTAAAACATGGTGAAGCAGGGTCATTGAAATGTTTGTAAGGGTTTGCTCTAGAGAGAGAACCCATGCAAATCCAACAGAAATATTGCTTACAGCCAGTACATGTCATCTTGTTACATCCATCTAATTTCTGGTGGGAaggatagaaagagaaaaatatcaaggCTGTAAAAGCAGAAGAGACATGCACATGCCAAAGTGATTCAGTACAACATTATCCTGGTCTTATCCTTTTTCTTATGCAGGGTTGAGATATCAATGTAACACACTGATGACTATGTAATTCTATTTTGCACTCtaactaaaatacagaaaatagctaGTGTTACTACAACTAGTTACTTGGCACAATCTCTTCTGATAAGCAGTAGATAAAAATCACACACATATAACTGGAACATGTAGATTAATATTAAAATGCTTGGATGTAACGtgtgggtttttaatttttacataaatcCAAGTAAATATTTGGTACCAAGTCCTCCACTCTGTCATAGGGCTAAGGTATGTCAAAAGTGAttatatggccaggtgtggtggctcatgcctgtaatcccagcactttgggaggccaaggtgggtgggtcatttgaggtcaggagttggagaccagcctggccaacatggtaaaaccccatctctactaaaaatacaaacattagccaggtgtggtggctggcgcctgtaatcccagctactcgggaggctgaggcatgaaaattccttgaacctgggaggcggagattgcagttagccgagatagcactaccacactccagcctgggcaacagagagagactcagtatcaaaaaaacaaaaaagtgattaTATATAGTGCCAGTTTCCTTAACTGGAGTATCACTACTATGTTCAGTTCAGACATAATAGATTAGAACAATAGAATCAAATGCAAAGATGTATTTTGATTGTAAAACATATTAAGATTTTTGTCAAGAAGCAATAgagttgtgtaattattttgACTCAGATTAATTCCTGAGTGTATCTTAAACAGGTGTGCAGCATTCCAGGATAAATAGTTCTGAGAGgtcagatttgattttttttaatcacacagATGAGGTAAGAAGTGACCATAGCTCTAGTATGCCCTCCTTACAACCCATTCAATTTTGAGATGGATACAATGTAAGAACAATGGTCACTGtaagaaagacacaaagaaaagacTTTGAAAAGGGAAGTCTACAAACATTTAAGGTCGATAACAAGATTTAGTAGTGAAATTTCCACCTTCCAAGTAAGGAAGGTGTAATAATACCAGCATGTGTTTTGTAAGTCATAAAATTGACTAATAAGGCTTCTCAAGGTAATCATAGCATGCTTGCAAGTCTGATGGCCTCCAAGTCTGTCCCAAATCATTTACCTCTATGGGAGTTCCACAACATGGGCAGCTCTTTGAGTTCTTCTCTAGCCACTCCTTACTTTCCATCTCTTCCAGTGCCTTCTGAATCACTCTCTTACCATACCTTTGATCCAAAAGTCTTTTATTAGCCTCATCTGCTTGCAGGTATTCATTTCGTAAGTCCATTAATTTCTCTAGAAAGTGAAAtggaaaattaacttttatataACTTTGTAATGCTaactaaaaatcattaaaaatggcTATAATTTTTGACTATTCAATAATGTTATTCCTAGAACTTTATCATAAGGAAGTAATCCAAAGTCATATGCATGGAGATGCATATACCAgtggcaaaaaaattaaatttttaaggaAATCATTATGTTTGAAAGAGCCATTTAATGTCGCAATATTcaattattaaaaacataattaggtTCGCTACAACCCAAATAAAACACTCATCACAGAATccagaaaaaaagtatatttatgtTGCAACCCAGTAAAAATTATACATGCACAAATGATAATGAATGGAAAGGAATCCCCCAACTAGAAAAGATGTATCTGCTAAAAGTGGTAGAATAAGAtaggttatttttttcctttgttttgattTCTTAATGTTGGTATGTTTATGCAACTAGAAGTATGCAGTTAAAGACTGACTTATCTAGAAGATACAAAGGTTGAAACAGACATTGATTTTTCCACTAAGTTGGCACCATTCACCGTTTGATAATGAAGAGGCCTACCAAATACAAAGGCACCTTTGGCTTAAGAGCAAAGACTACCTCTTCAattctgtgttaaaaaaaaaaaaaaattcagtgaataAAACTTACCACTCAAGTCTCACCCTGTACTATGCTTTGCTATAGGTGCTGAAAAGTTTTCCCTTGATACTCTTCAGTCTGGCTTCTACTGCTCTATCATTTAACTGAAATGGAACAGGTAACTAATCCCAAAGGCTTTACTTGCAGACAAGAGGCTTTTGTTCACAATTCTATTACTTAATTTTTCAACACAATTAAAGAGTTTTCCCAACAATGTTCTGTTTATCAGTTTACTTTCCTCACATTATTTGGAAGTCTATCTCCCTTTTAAAGCAAAAGACATCTTCTGATACAGAATCCTGTATCCTATCTCCACTCTTTGCTTTCACCTGTGAATTCTTCCTGTGTAGTGCATTCCCACGGCTCCATCACCTCTACTTCAATGTAGCAGTGAAGTAATATAAATCTCACCCCTCTAATCATTCAATGCATTTTTGTGTTCCTAGGCATCTTAAGGACAAAGGTTATACTGCTTTAgtcttctcaaaataataaaattgttggtatttcatattttatataatacatacctacaaagagagggagagattccTAATTTTACTAAATCCCTGAATGCTGTGAAACACCTGAAATGTACTGTCGACTTTTAATGAAAAGGTTACAGAAGTCTAAAGTAAAGGCTTATATTATACTTTGCTAACTTCTCCATCCCATTTGGCCTTACCTTCTACAAGATGCTGCCTGAGGCAACTGAAATTATCTACTCACTCTTTCCTCTCAGGATACTTTCTTGGAAATAATGACAGTCTGCTAACATTAGCAAGCAATAACTACAATAATAATAGCATTAATaattaccatttttctttttcctttttttttctttttgagatagggtcccattctgtcccccaggctggagtgcagttgtgcaatctggctcactgcagcctctacctcccggggtcaagcgatcctccagcctcagcaacctgagtggctgagactacaggtgtgcaccaccacatcccattagtttttgtatttttttgtaaacacggggttttgccatggtgtcaaactcctggattcaagcaatccacctaccttggcctcccaaagtgctaagattacagaggTGAGCTACTATGCCCAACCCCATTCTGCATTTTACATGGATTGAGAAACATTTTACACTGTTTCTCAAACTATTTATGGTAAAGGCCTAGTTTTTTTCTCTAATATGTCAAGGATCAACACTTTTATAAGATATAATCAGGTttgcttgatttaatttttttaaaggcagagtctcactatgttgcccaaactagtCTTAACCGAggctcaaaagattctcctgctgtagccttctgaatagctacaactacaagtgtgcaccaccagtCGGCTAAcaatttattagaaaaatgaaaaaaagtctaAATTTTTATTAGGTTTGACTGACATAAAATTCTGTGAAATCACTATAAAAGTTTCTAACCCTCTCAATTTCTATATCTCATTATAGACCACTGTAACAAATATAACAATTTTGAATAGCACAATATTAGTTCCCTTCATCCTTAGAATAACCCGGTGAAATTATTGTTGTCTGCTCGAGCTGCAATTTTGTGAAGTACCTGTTATCATTATCACTGTTAGTCTGAGAAAGACTAAGCCACCAAAGTCCAGTTAAATCGACATTAAGGGCCTGATTTATGATTCCTAATCTAGACTGGAAATGGCAAACATACTTCACTCCTGTGTCTACTTTATCAGAGGGTAGTTGTCCGAAGTGCCATGTTGAGGaagtttctgaggcctctctgggctcaaggagaaagcatttgataaatggTCAAACACATGTGCCATGGAAACAAGAATGGCAGCTTAGATGCCCTGCATTTGCCATCCAGGATCTACATTATTCCATGTTCGTAGATAGAATTTGCCATGCCATTTCTTCTCCTGGAATGTTCCTCCCTGGTATCTGCATGGTTTTTCCTACCTCCTTCAAGTCTTTACTTAAACCATTTTGCTAGTGAGGCCTCCCCTGGTTTCCCTAACTAAAATCCCAAGTCCCCTCCCCTTCAGAACATTTCATATCCTGTCCTTGCTTTATTTCTCCTGCCTCTTCAGCACTTACCATCACCTAATatccttattttgttttcctgtctCCCCTagtagaatgtaagttccatgagggcagagattttGTCTCTTCTGGTCACTACTACAGCCCCAGGGCCTGGGATAGTCACTGACACAGAAATATCGTCTAAAGGAATACTTCTAAGTTGAAGAATGAAGTCATAAGGCACTGGTAGGAAAGTGAAATGTGAGGGAGAGATTGGGGATAGAGGATTTGGGTTCACAGTTAAAACATACCTGCAGTCACCTTACATGGAGAGACCCCATGGTAGGTCAACCTGCACAAAGTACAGAAGGCAAAATTGCAGCTGGAGCAGATACCCATGGTGCAGCCAGGCTCCTGCATCACAGGCAGCTGGCAGCATGGCCGGGGGCAGTACACTACATCTGCCATCAGGTCCAAGGTGGACTGGAGGAGAAGGCGGTCATAACGGGCAAATAACTCTGCTTCCACTAGCTCTTTGACCTGGAGGGAAATACAAAACACCATAGGTTTGATGATTCCACAACCAGTTCTGAACCTGAGGAGATTCTTAGGATGCTAGTGTAAACCAGATGGGCACATAAATTAAAATCTCTCTTTCACTTTAAAATCAAACCAAGTATATTTTGACTCAGATGGCAATTATAGGGGTCTACATATTTGTTAAAACTAAGCAAAGTGtacaattcattttatattttagttttatttctttagagatagggtcttactctgtcgtccagactggagtgcagtggtgtaatcacagctcactgaagccttgaactcctgggctcaagtgattctccgcctcagcttccctagtagctaggacaacaggcactTGCTATcgtgcctgactgattttttttttttcagacatagAGTCATGCTATTTTGCACAGGCTGGTTTTAAacccctagcctcaagtgatcctcatatcttggcctcccaaagtgctgggattataggtataagctaCCATGCTAGCCTTGTATGCTTTAAATGTGTAgcttattttaagtaaaattatgctttaataagaaaacaaaaaaaaggctgggcgcagtggctcacacttgtaattccaacactttgggagaccgaagtgggaggatcacttgaggtcaggagttcaagaccagcctgcccaatatggtgaaaccctgtctctactaaaaatacaaaaaaaattaaccattccagctacttgggaggcggaggcaggaaatcacttgaacccaggaggcagaggctgccgtgagctgagatcgtgcccctgcactccagcctgggtgacacagcaagactccgtctcaaacaaaacaacaacaacaacaacaacaacaacaacaacaacaacaaaacctaagTAGGCTGTACTTATGCTGAAGTCTGTAAAAGTTAGTTAATCATTCCAAGAGATATCCCCTTCAGATCCCAACCTCACACAAGGATAAGCTAGTGATTCCCCAAGGTTTATGGGATCCTAGCAGATATACAAAGTAAATTATCACAATTACTTAATAACTAACACTCATCCTTGCCCATTGCAAGGCCAAAGGAAGCATTCCATTTGCTTAAGCAGTAGACTAAGACCATAGCATTCTTAATGGATACAGCAAAACAACTTGTGGGCTGGCTCCAAGGCCTCAGACTGCCCCATGAGCCCTATCAAGGAAGTTCTTGAGATGATATCTTCATTTATGGAAGAGAATTAGGAGGCAACCATCAGCAGGGTAAACAGTTACCTGACCAGGAGTGGCCACCGAAGGGCACTTTGGTTCTGGACAGTTGAGGCATTGAACCTGGCCATCTCTGATCTGGATTTCAAAGTAGTCCTTCAGACAGGCTTTGCAGTACACATGCCTGCACTCCAAGAAGTACATGCATTCACTACCCAGCTTCTCACAGAAACAGATATTGCACAGGAACAATTTACTATTAAAGCATTTTATCTGCTGAGCTTGATCAAAGTCCAAGATTTCCTGGATCAGATTTGACAATGATTCCACATCCTGCACAGCTCTCTCATCCACAATTTCCTCTTGGTCTACATCAGATCCAGCAGCTCCTCCAAAATCTAGCTCTGTGTTGGGAGAGGCTTGAGCTGTCCTTCTCTGCACTTTTTTCTGAGAACCAATCTTGAGCTCAAAAGGAGAGACAATATTCAAGTATGCTAGGGTCTCTTCCTTAAGAAATTGCATCCAggcaaacaggaccacactgccACGGTGTTCTTCCCATAGGTTGTCTAAGTGCTTGCATAGAGCAGATAGCTAGGAGAAAACACATGAAGATGTTGGTGAGTTTGGAAAAATGATGCTGCTGCCAACTCCTAGTTTCCTGAGAAATCTTTTCCACTTGCAAGTTAGGGCCTTATTCTAACACTATTTTTTACTGTTGTGATACACTGTGCTACAAAACAGTATAAACATTCTTACTGGAGCACTTCTTAAACTATTCAGCAACATGAGCCAAAGTAGAACACAAAGTCAGAAGCAAGAAGTACCATGAAAACAAGAGAAATAGCAAGATTCCACAAGGTAGAGAAATAGCTGCACATTTTAGCCACTGAAATGGAagacttttttctgttctttaatcTTTTAGTACTGCCATATATCTCATGTAGGAGAAAGAGATCTAGTTCTAAAACtaaactatttttcttcctttaggaGTCCTAGCCCTGTTGGTATCCTAGAATAATGGTTGGAAaaagaattgtttaaaaatactactcaagttttaaaattaattctttcagttttatcAAAATGTCAACTCATCTGAAACAATCACTCACAGAATTCAACCTCAGAGTCCTTGTTCAGATTTACAAGCTGCTTTTAACTAAGCAATCTGGGCTTATATCAGATCCTGGTTAATGGAGGGAAGTTGACTGACATTGACCCTAGTCCTAATCACAAGCCCTCAGCAAGGTTTGGCAGCCATAGAGAAAGCTTACACTTCCTAAGCTAAGCAACCAAagttaaattatttggaattttcctctttaaaaatggTCTGTTCAATTTGAAAGGCAAATGTAAGACGATTTTccattagaaatataaaatatttgtaactaGAGCACAGGAATTATaagcagcttttcttttttaggtaAACATCCAAAAATAGGCCTTCCAGATGGCAAAcaaattttgtaaatttaaatgacaaatgaaaagggatcagattttctgtttcttatgctCTGTGTAGTGCCACTGACTAAACCCTGCACAGGTACTACCTTAAATACTTATTGATGAGTTAAGATTGAACAACtaataatttttcacatttaCATAAATATCCTTATAAATCAACCATGCTTTTGAGAAATCTGCTAAAATCCGTAAAATGTGATAAATACTAAAAGGGAAGCTCTGAGTGCTGTGTGAGCTACCAAGTCCTATGAAGAAGCCATTCTCCaatctcttttcttctccagTCCCTTCCCAAGAGAGGCagctggggccgggcgtggtggctcatgcctgtaatcccagaactctgggaggccaaggcgggtggatcacctgaggtcaggggttcataACCAGcttagccaacgtggtgaaaccgtctctactaaaaaatacaaaaaattagcagggtgtggtggtgggcgcctgtattcccagctacttgggaggctgacgcaggacaACCACTTGAACCCactaggcagaggttgcagtgagctgagattgcgcccctgtgttccagcctgggcgacagagcaagactccatctcagaaaaaaaaacaaaaaaaaagagagagacagagacagagagaaaggcagCTGGAATGCATGTAAATGGAAGGGGGATGGGAATTCAGGGAAAAGAGCAAGAGACTGTGTAAGTATATTGGGGGAGGAATAAGGAATAAGGTTTTAGAAAACTAAAACCACTTCTGTCTATCCACCCCAATTCAGGGAATGACAGCTCTATGTGTCAAATTCAGTATTAACAGGTGAGAGTCATAATGCCAAGGAATCAGGGTACACCAACAAACAAGAACTGAACCAAGAAGGAATGTAAGAgactaattaaaatgttaattatatgcataaacatttatttgataAAGAACTCTGTAATTTTAGCTGCAACACATAACAACTCTCTTCCccagcacacacccccacccccaaatccaGCATTAAGTAGACGCTGGTTAGCTGGAATCTGAAACCGCAACCACACATCCAGTTAATCtgtccctgttttgttttgtgcgtgtgtgcgtgtatgtgtgtgcatgcacgcacATGCATGGATGTAAAGTATGAAAAGCTCTCTGCTGAAATAGGACTATGAAGATCTAAATAATTCAGCCAACTATCAGTGGCCTAAATGCCAAACAGTCTTGATATTCCTGAACAAATCAACTGTCTTGCAACCGTTGCCTCTGGCACAGATATTAGAATGTAAAGTAATACGCCTTTTTATTCTACCTATATTATCCTTTTTAAggtttaattttgcttttaagcCATAAGCTCAA
The Chlorocebus sabaeus isolate Y175 chromosome 23, mChlSab1.0.hap1, whole genome shotgun sequence DNA segment above includes these coding regions:
- the RNF14 gene encoding E3 ubiquitin-protein ligase RNF14 isoform X2, whose amino-acid sequence is MQFLKEETLAYLNIVSPFELKIGSQKKVQRRTAQASPNTELDFGGAAGSDVDQEEIVDERAVQDVESLSNLIQEILDFDQAQQIKCFNSKLFLCNICFCEKLGSECMYFLECRHVYCKACLKDYFEIQIRDGQVQCLNCPEPKCPSVATPGQVKELVEAELFARYDRLLLQSTLDLMADVVYCPRPCCQLPVMQEPGCTMGICSSCNFAFCTLCRLTYHGVSPCKVTAEKLMDLRNEYLQADEANKRLLDQRYGKRVIQKALEEMESKEWLEKNSKSCPCCGTPIEKLDGCNKMTCTGCKQYFCWICMGSLSRANPYKHFNDPASPCFNRLFYAVDVDDDIWEDGVED
- the RNF14 gene encoding E3 ubiquitin-protein ligase RNF14 isoform X1, whose translation is MSSEDREAQEDELLALASIYDGDEFRKAESVQGGETRIYLDLPQNFKIFVSGNSNECLQNSGFEYTICFLPPLVLNFELPPDYPSSSPPSFTLSGKWLSPTQLSALCKHLDNLWEEHRGSVVLFAWMQFLKEETLAYLNIVSPFELKIGSQKKVQRRTAQASPNTELDFGGAAGSDVDQEEIVDERAVQDVESLSNLIQEILDFDQAQQIKCFNSKLFLCNICFCEKLGSECMYFLECRHVYCKACLKDYFEIQIRDGQVQCLNCPEPKCPSVATPGQVKELVEAELFARYDRLLLQSTLDLMADVVYCPRPCCQLPVMQEPGCTMGICSSCNFAFCTLCRLTYHGVSPCKVTAEKLMDLRNEYLQADEANKRLLDQRYGKRVIQKALEEMESKEWLEKNSKSCPCCGTPIEKLDGCNKMTCTGCKQYFCWICMGSLSRANPYKHFNDPASPCFNRLFYAVDVDDDIWEDGVED